The following coding sequences are from one Lycium ferocissimum isolate CSIRO_LF1 unplaced genomic scaffold, AGI_CSIRO_Lferr_CH_V1 ctg7520, whole genome shotgun sequence window:
- the LOC132045656 gene encoding uncharacterized protein LOC132045656: MPSTRYMISGFLYALNVWLLEVFPIFRGFSSFHGLKSPRMLSWGPSKQVDYKVINDNFFHAEKRFKKFIVHAVVVGTEQEMLDYPVALKFPDDSGPCSSRAVLPSQVTSQIVDGVLSSVKKQLDDERSTIVNQVKSLDSRFEELDKNFVGAINAVDSLVRVHDETKSCVAASRKC, translated from the exons ATGCCATCTACACGTTATATGATTAGTGGTTTCCTTTACGCTTTAAATGTGTGGCTGTTGGAGGTTTTCCCTATCTTTCGAGGGTTTTCAAGTTTTCATGGTCTAAAGTCTCCTCGTATGTTGTCTTGGGGTCCTTCAAAGCAAGTTgattataaagttattaatgataatttctttcatgctGAAAAA AGATTCAAGAAATTTATTGTCCatgctgttgttgttggtacGGAACAAGAGATGCTGGATTATCCAGTTGCACTTAAATTTCCTGATGATTCAGGCCCTTGTTCTTCCCGTGCGGTTTTGCCATCTCAAGTTACTTCTCAGATAGTTGAT GGTGTTTTGTCTAGTGTGAAGAAGCAACTTGATGATGAACGATCTACAATTGTCAATCAAGTAAAG TCTTTGGATAGCCGTTTCgaagaattggataaaaatTTTGTTGGTGCGATTAATGCTGTGGATAGCTTAGTTCGTGTACATGATGAAACAAAGTCATGTGTAGCAGCTTCACGAAAGTGCTAA